GTAGGACAGGCGGCTCTCCAGGATTCCCCACAGGTGCTGGGCCACAAACTGGTTTCCCTTCTCAGAGAGATGCAGCCCATCTGACAGGTACACTGTGTAGTCCTGTGGAGCAGAGGATCAACCAGGAAGGCTCGGATTAAATTTCAAGACCAGATCAACCTGCATCAAGGTTCTAATATTCAAGTAAAAATCAAGAACCTGCAAACGTTTAGCATATAAATGACAACGGTGACTATTAAGTTCAGTTTTCTGACCATTTGATtgtgaaaatctgacaaacaaTCTGCAAAACGTTTtagaattagttttttttttttttatatatacatggAGTATAATGATTTAACGTGAAGGACTTGCAGGACAGACTAGTAATGATAGGCTCCACCCACTTGTCCATCTTTCTGCATGAGTGTCCACAGATCTAGGACTTCTGAACCACACTGGCCAGCTGCCTGTACACAGGCCAGGGCATACTGCCCTGCCATGGAGTTATGACGATTGAGAGGACTTCCTAGAGGGGACACAGGGAGGTCTTTGCAGGCGAAGTGACTAAAAATGTTAAAACGGAAGAGAAAGGGGGACAAACTGGTGACCCAGTGTTACCTTTGAGAGCGCACTCTTTCTCCCAGGCTGGCTCGTGAATAGGAGGAGGAGTGATGAATATAACTTTGTCTGCAGATACGCCAGCTGAGGTCAAAAGCCTGCTGATCTCCTTCAGGTTCTCAGAATACTCCTGCAGAGGAATGTGCTGCTGCGGGTTCTCATCTACAAACAGAcagaagagtaaaaaaaaaatgttggtaTTAGTCGCAAGCTACATTATCCTGCAGTTAAAACGTGAAAAATGTCGGCATGTTCAAAGCCCCCCTCCCAAACCTGTGCGCATCACTGCAAACACATTATACCACAAAGATTCATGAGAATGTTGTACTGTGTCTGAACAGTGTTTAAACTTATTACCTTAATGACATATTACACTACTGTCCTTACAGACTGTTTAATACTCCCTTTAACATGACCGCTCATATTTGTGTCGTTCCCACATCAATGAAATTAAACACTGAAATTGCAAGAAAACACCCAAACTGACTGGAACTAAATCACCATTACAGCATGACTGCTCCTGGGGTGAAACAGTGAGGCTGTACCTTCCAGTGCAGAGTCGTTGGCTCCAAAGAAGACAGTAACCGCTACTATGTTGTTGTCTGCTGAGTTTTGGCCACTAATGAGGCGAGGAAGAATAATCTTGGCCCATCTGGAGTTGTAGCCAGACAGTCCTCTGTTTAAAACGTCACATTTTCTGAAGAGGAAGTAAATGTCAGATTCAGCGATCAAAGGCACAGTATGCAGGATAAGTATATGCAGCAGAACCCCTTAGAGACATGGGGAATTATTTATCAGTGGGTGGTC
This region of Odontesthes bonariensis isolate fOdoBon6 chromosome 17, fOdoBon6.hap1, whole genome shotgun sequence genomic DNA includes:
- the iah1 gene encoding isoamyl acetate-hydrolyzing esterase 1 homolog, whose translation is MLKSTTVIWPKVILFGDSITQFSFQANGWGAELADKFARKCDVLNRGLSGYNSRWAKIILPRLISGQNSADNNIVAVTVFFGANDSALEDENPQQHIPLQEYSENLKEISRLLTSAGVSADKVIFITPPPIHEPAWEKECALKGSPLNRHNSMAGQYALACVQAAGQCGSEVLDLWTLMQKDGQDYTVYLSDGLHLSEKGNQFVAQHLWGILESRLSYLPFILPYWGDVDAKSPESSLLCNQ